GCCAGCACCGACTCTACGGAGTCAAAATAAGGTTCTCCCAGTCCTATCGGCAGTCCATTTACACGGCATTCAATCAATCCGCCCACCGAATCTTTGGCCTCAATCGCCTTCTGCAAACCGCTTTCCGGATCTGGATCCCCTCCTATTTCAATGATCTTTGCTTCAATGGAAACTTCCCGGAGCAGTTTCTTGGCAATGACTCCGGCGGCCACCAATCCTGTTGTCAGCCGCGCGCTGAAATGCCCGCCTCCACGATAGTCCTCAAATCCGCCAAATTTTTTATGGGCTACAAAATCTGCATGTCCCGGGCGGGGGAAACTTCTTAGTTTTTCGTAATCGCCGCTGCGCGTGTTTTTATTTTCAAAATAGATCATGACCGGAAAGCCCGTGGTTTTCCCGTTGAATACGCCGCTTTTAAAAAGCGGGATATCGTCCTCTTTCCGGGGCGTAGCCCCCTTTTGGTTTCCGCCTTTCCGGCGTTCCATATCCGGCAGAAAATCCTCCACCGGTATATCCAGTCCTGCGGGAATACCATCCACTACCACACCCACACATTCACCGTGTGACTCCCCAAAGATCTGAACCCTGAATAATTGTCCGAATGCGTTCATTGTTATGAGATTTGAGATTCGAGATTCGAGATTCGAGATTTGAGCGCACTACTATTAGCCATCAACGATTAACGGTGCGTCATTTTCCCTACCTGCTACTCTCTATTGACTATTGCCTATTCACCATTTCTTATTGCCTATTCACTACCGCTTATTCGCCCGAATAAATCTTGTTTAACGCATCCCGGTATTCCAGTCCACCGGTAACTGTAGTGCCCAGTTCTTTTAAATGATCATAGAAATCGGGATAGGATTTATTGATGGCTTCGGCTTCTTCAATGGTTACAGCGCCATCTGCCTTTAAAGCGGCAGTAGCGCAGGCCATCGCAATGCGGTGATCGTGCCGGGAATGCACCCGGGCTCCTTTCACCGCCCCCCCATGTATGCGCATAAAATCTCCGTCGAGCTCCACGCGGATTCCCATCTTTCCAAATTCCTCCTGAAGCGTCAGCCCCCGGTCACTTTCTTTATGCGCCAGCCGGCTTACTCCTTTAATAACAGTAATACCTTTACAATTGGCCGCCAGTGCCACCAGGGGCGGAAACAGATCCGGGCAGTCCGTAGCATCAAATTCAAACGCTTTCAGCGGGGCTGCATGCAGTACAATGCCTTTAGCTTCCATTGCCATTCCGGCTCCCGCAGCCATCAGGGCTTCGATGATCTTTTTGTCGGCCTGTGTGCTGGTTTGCTGAAGCCCCTGTACCCGGATATCGCCCGCAATAGCGCCGGCCACCAGCAGGAAGGCGCCCCCGCTCCAGTCGCCTTCAACGGTGTAATTGATTGTTTCAGATTTCAGGTTTGAGGTTCCAGGTTTTTCTCCGGGAAATGTAAATGTCTCATAATTGTTGTTTTCCGGAACCTGCAGACCAAATTGTTTCATTACGTTCAGCGTAAGATCGATATAAGGGCGGCTTTTCAGGTCGTTTACCCGGATGGTTACAGGCCCAGTTGTGCGAGCGGCGGCAAATGCCATCAGCAAACCCGTAAGAAACTGCGAACTCAGCGAGCCGTCGATGGTAATATCTTTGGGCTGTAAAGGTCCGTTTACTTTCAGTGGCAATTTACCATCATTAGAAACAATGGATACACCCAATTGGGGCAGTATCTCATCAAAAAAGTCCATCGGGCGGGTTACCAGGCTGCCTTCCCCGTTAATCAGCACTTCATTATTGCACAACGATACAATGGGTGTGAACATCCGGATACTTAAACCGCTTTCACCACAGTTTACTGCATGCTCTTTGGATACAATATGCGCCGGATCATTTAAGAAACGGCTTTCGATGGCGATGGTTTCCTTATCGATCTCCATAATCTCCGCCCCCAGCGCCCTGATGATGCCCATTGCGGCAATATCGTCATTGCTGTGACCAGGATTTTTGATGATCACTTTCTGTGCGGACAGCAACGCGGCTGCACAGGCCCGCTGCATGGAGCTTTTGGAAGCCGCAGCATAAATATTTCCGGATAATTTAGAAGGATGTATGGTTATGTTCATTTGAGATTTCAGATTTCAGACTTCAGATTTGAGATTTGGAATTTGAGCTATCAGCATTTAGCATTCTATAGTTTATTGATTATTTTTTCCAGTTGTTGCATACGGATGGGGGTGATTACACCTTTTCCGATTTTGTCCAGCAATACAAAATTCATTTCCTTTTGCTCGCGTTTTTTATCCATCTTCAGCCCGTTAAACACTTTTTGTTTATCAAAGGCCGCGTAAGTTGGCAGCTCATATTGTTCCAGCAGCGCCACTACTTCAGCGGTTTGCGAAAACCCTCTTAGCTGTTCAGAAATATGACAGGCATAGGTAGTACCAATGGCCACCGCCTGTCCGTGCATCAGTTCATATTCTTTTTCCAACGCATGCCCGATGGTATGGCCCAGGTTCAGTAAACGGCGGTCGCCTTTTTCAAATTCATCTTTCTGCACTACCCTGGTTTTGATGAGCGCATTGCGCTGGATCAGGCTGCTGAGTTTCTTTTTATCTTTTTGATACACTGCCAGTGATTCCTGCTGCAGTTGCTTAAACATGGCGGCGTCTTTAATACAGGCATGTTTAATGATCTCTGCAAAGCCATTTTGCCATTCGTTTTGGGGAAGGGACTGCAGAAAAACCACGTCATGCAAAATGAAAGCGGGCTGCCGGATAATACCTACCAGGTTTTTGTAGCGATCTACATCAATCCCGTTTTTCCCGCCGATAGAAGCATCTACCAGCGCCAGTATGGAAGTGGGTACAAATCCAAACCGGATCCCGCGCATGTAAACAGAAGCGATGTAACCCGTCAGATCCGTGATCACGCCTCCGCCCACACCCACCAGTACCGTCCTCCGGTCGGCCTCCATTTTTATCAGGGTGTCGATCACTTCATCCACGGTGGCCTGTACTTTATATTCTTCGCCGGGTTTTAGCACGATCACATTCAGCCCTTTGAAAGCGGCCGTATGTGCCTTAAAAATATGCTCATCCGTAATCACCACAAGGGACTTTTTATCGATGAGTTTCGTTACCTGTTTAAAGGAACTGTCGAAATAAAAATGCGTGGAAGCGTTTGAAAACTTTATGATTTTTTCCATTCCAGATGGTGAATAATGAATAGTGAATGGTAAATAGTTCATAGTTCATGGAATACCCCATGAACTATGAACCATGATCTATGAACTAGGATGCGTCCATTATATTTTTCTGATGATTGATGCTTTCCAGGTGCACGGCATCCAGGTACTTCATGATAAAATCTTTGCTCAGTCCCAGTTTCTCTCCTTTGGCCATCATTTTATCGAGGATCTCCTGCCACCGGTTGGTTTGAAGAATGGTCAGGTTGTTTTCTTTTTTATACTGTCCGATCTGATCGGCGATCTTCATCCGCTGGGAAAGGATCTGCAGCATTTCATCATCCAGGTGATTGATCTGCTGGCGCAGCTTTTCCAGTCCGCCCTGCAAGGCTGAATTATCGTTATTTTCTTTTCTCCAAACAATGGCCTCCAGCATTTCTTTCAGACGCTCGGGTGTTACTTGTTGTTTGGCATCGCTCCAGGCATTGTCCGGATCGATATGCGATTCGATCATCACGCCGTCGTAGTCCAGGTCGATGGCTTTTTGAGCTACCTCAAACAGGCCTTCGCGGTTACCGCAGATATGAGAAGGGTCATTTATGATCAGCAGTTCGGGGAATCGCAATTTCATTTCAATAGCCAGGTGCCACATCGGGGCATTGCGGTATTGTGTATTACCATAGGAAGAAAACCCGCGATGGATCAGCCCGATGTCCTTGATACCGGCCCGCGCAATGCGCTCTACACCGCCGCTCCACAGTTCCAGGTCGGGGTTGATGGGGTTTTTTACCAGTACCGGTACATCCACGCCCCTTAAGGCATCAGCTATTTCCTGTACGCTGAACGGATTTACCGTAGTACGCGCTCCTACCCATAAAATGTCTACATCAAACGTAAGCGCATCTTCCACCTGCTTGGCGGTGGCTACTTCCACTGCAGTTGGTAACCCGGTAGCTTTTTTTGCCGCCTGCAACCAGGGAAGGCCCTTAGCACCAATTCCTTCAAACATGCCGGGTTTGGTTCTGGGTTTCCAGATGCCTGCACGCAATGCATCTACTTTACCGGTAGCAGCAAGCCGCTGTGCGGTGGCCACCACCTGTTCTTCAGTTTCAGCGCTGCAAGGCCCGCTGATGATGATCGGGCGCTTTGCCCATACCTGTTTTGTTTTTTCTTTATCCGTCATTTCAAGAGTTTTCATTTTTCCTGTGAATTTTTTTGAGTTTATTTATATGCATTATTTAATGATGCGCCGGATCTTATTGGCATCTGCGATCAGTGCCTGCAAGCGGCCGGGATCATTGCCCTGTATGGACTCTTTAAACCGGGTGAGCTGATCGATATGCTCGGTTAATACGTCTATGATATTGTCTTTATTCTGCAAAAAAATGGGCACCCACATATCCGGGTTACTTTTTGCAAGTCGCACCGTACTTTCAAAACCAGCCGAAGCAATCTCAAAAATGGCGCTTTCTACCTTTTCTTTTTCCAGTACCGTATTGGCCAGGGCAAAAGAGGTAATATGACTGATATGACTTACATACGCCACATGAAGGTCGTGTGCTTTTGCTTCCATTTCCACTACCCGCATGCCGATCTTGGCGTACATTTTTTTCACCCAGTCCAGGGCATCCGGATCGGATTCATCCGGATTGCAGATGATCACCGCTTTTCCTTCAAAGGCCCCGCGCACCGCCGATTTCGGACCGCTGTATTCAGTTCCCCACATGGGGTGCGTTGCTACAAAGCGCCCCCGGTTCGGATGATCTTTTAGCACTTCAATAACCGATGCTTTGGTAGACCCCATGTCCATCACGATCTGGTCGGTTACCTTATCCATGATCTGCGGCAGCAAATGTACCATTTTGTTTACCGGTATGGCCAGTACAATGACCTCTGCTTCCGCGATAGCTTCATCCAGTTCCAGGACCTCGTCTACCAGTTCGTATTCCAATGCCT
The sequence above is a segment of the Niabella agricola genome. Coding sequences within it:
- a CDS encoding chorismate synthase encodes the protein MNAFGQLFRVQIFGESHGECVGVVVDGIPAGLDIPVEDFLPDMERRKGGNQKGATPRKEDDIPLFKSGVFNGKTTGFPVMIYFENKNTRSGDYEKLRSFPRPGHADFVAHKKFGGFEDYRGGGHFSARLTTGLVAAGVIAKKLLREVSIEAKIIEIGGDPDPESGLQKAIEAKDSVGGLIECRVNGLPIGLGEPYFDSVESVLAHLLFTIPAVKGVEFGAGFAAAKMFGSQHNDPIENNEGKTTTNHAGGIVGGITNGNELVFRIAIKPTASTPKPQHSLNWETGQMEDFSVKGRHDLCVALRAPVIVEAVTAIALADFMMQAGKISRIAGE
- the aroA gene encoding 3-phosphoshikimate 1-carboxyvinyltransferase; translation: MNITIHPSKLSGNIYAAASKSSMQRACAAALLSAQKVIIKNPGHSNDDIAAMGIIRALGAEIMEIDKETIAIESRFLNDPAHIVSKEHAVNCGESGLSIRMFTPIVSLCNNEVLINGEGSLVTRPMDFFDEILPQLGVSIVSNDGKLPLKVNGPLQPKDITIDGSLSSQFLTGLLMAFAAARTTGPVTIRVNDLKSRPYIDLTLNVMKQFGLQVPENNNYETFTFPGEKPGTSNLKSETINYTVEGDWSGGAFLLVAGAIAGDIRVQGLQQTSTQADKKIIEALMAAGAGMAMEAKGIVLHAAPLKAFEFDATDCPDLFPPLVALAANCKGITVIKGVSRLAHKESDRGLTLQEEFGKMGIRVELDGDFMRIHGGAVKGARVHSRHDHRIAMACATAALKADGAVTIEEAEAINKSYPDFYDHLKELGTTVTGGLEYRDALNKIYSGE
- the aroB gene encoding 3-dehydroquinate synthase, with product MEKIIKFSNASTHFYFDSSFKQVTKLIDKKSLVVITDEHIFKAHTAAFKGLNVIVLKPGEEYKVQATVDEVIDTLIKMEADRRTVLVGVGGGVITDLTGYIASVYMRGIRFGFVPTSILALVDASIGGKNGIDVDRYKNLVGIIRQPAFILHDVVFLQSLPQNEWQNGFAEIIKHACIKDAAMFKQLQQESLAVYQKDKKKLSSLIQRNALIKTRVVQKDEFEKGDRRLLNLGHTIGHALEKEYELMHGQAVAIGTTYACHISEQLRGFSQTAEVVALLEQYELPTYAAFDKQKVFNGLKMDKKREQKEMNFVLLDKIGKGVITPIRMQQLEKIINKL
- a CDS encoding chorismate mutase; translated protein: MKTLEMTDKEKTKQVWAKRPIIISGPCSAETEEQVVATAQRLAATGKVDALRAGIWKPRTKPGMFEGIGAKGLPWLQAAKKATGLPTAVEVATAKQVEDALTFDVDILWVGARTTVNPFSVQEIADALRGVDVPVLVKNPINPDLELWSGGVERIARAGIKDIGLIHRGFSSYGNTQYRNAPMWHLAIEMKLRFPELLIINDPSHICGNREGLFEVAQKAIDLDYDGVMIESHIDPDNAWSDAKQQVTPERLKEMLEAIVWRKENNDNSALQGGLEKLRQQINHLDDEMLQILSQRMKIADQIGQYKKENNLTILQTNRWQEILDKMMAKGEKLGLSKDFIMKYLDAVHLESINHQKNIMDAS
- a CDS encoding prephenate dehydrogenase, producing the protein MAGIKYRTSGNKYTEAMSNRKRIAIIGVGLIGGSIALQLHEKKLSSKLIGVESSSEHAEQALEYELVDEVLELDEAIAEAEVIVLAIPVNKMVHLLPQIMDKVTDQIVMDMGSTKASVIEVLKDHPNRGRFVATHPMWGTEYSGPKSAVRGAFEGKAVIICNPDESDPDALDWVKKMYAKIGMRVVEMEAKAHDLHVAYVSHISHITSFALANTVLEKEKVESAIFEIASAGFESTVRLAKSNPDMWVPIFLQNKDNIIDVLTEHIDQLTRFKESIQGNDPGRLQALIADANKIRRIIK